Proteins from a genomic interval of Kiloniellales bacterium:
- a CDS encoding replicative DNA helicase: MVLQLRERVEPGDYRSPPVNYEAEQALLGAILANNAAFEKVSDFLIPDHFAHATHGRIYAACGQMIERGQIADAVTLKGYFERDETLAEVGGAQYLAQLIAAVPSIINAVDYGKVIHDLYLRRQLIALGEDMVNDAFDVELEQDAGDQIEACEEQLYRLAEEGQTEGGFQEFKTALTTALDMAQAAFKRDGGLSGVATEFTDLDKLLGGLHSSDLIILAGRPSMGKTALATNIAFNAGRKNLETKGKDGAVVGFFSLEMSAEQLATRLLSEESRVPSEKIRRGEMSNEDFGAIVQASHKLERVPLFIDDTPAISVSQLRTRARRLKRQKGLSMIVVDYLQLMRPTAGRATENRVQEISDITRGLKAIAKELNVPVVALSQLSRAVEQRDDKRPQLADLRESGSIEQDADVVMFVFREQYYLERSQPGQKADESEEKFHQRFQAWQERCEKVYGMAEVIIGKQRHGPTGTVRLAFEGATTKFSNYVDSEHLPDGPY; this comes from the coding sequence TTGGTCTTGCAGTTGCGCGAGAGGGTCGAGCCCGGTGACTACCGGAGCCCGCCGGTCAACTACGAAGCGGAACAGGCCCTGCTCGGCGCGATACTCGCCAACAACGCCGCCTTCGAGAAGGTCTCGGACTTTCTGATCCCCGATCACTTCGCGCACGCGACTCATGGCCGCATCTACGCCGCCTGCGGCCAGATGATCGAGCGCGGCCAGATCGCCGACGCGGTCACCTTGAAGGGCTACTTCGAGCGCGACGAGACTCTCGCCGAGGTCGGCGGCGCCCAGTACCTGGCCCAGCTGATCGCCGCCGTGCCCTCGATCATCAACGCCGTCGACTACGGCAAGGTGATCCACGACCTCTACCTGCGCCGGCAGCTGATCGCGCTCGGCGAGGACATGGTCAACGACGCCTTCGACGTCGAGTTGGAGCAGGACGCGGGCGACCAGATCGAGGCCTGCGAGGAGCAGCTCTACCGCCTGGCCGAGGAAGGCCAGACCGAAGGCGGATTCCAGGAGTTCAAGACCGCGCTGACCACGGCCCTCGACATGGCGCAGGCCGCCTTCAAGCGCGACGGCGGACTGTCGGGCGTGGCGACCGAGTTCACCGACCTCGACAAGCTGCTGGGCGGCCTCCACTCCAGCGACCTGATTATCCTCGCCGGCCGGCCCTCGATGGGCAAGACGGCGCTCGCGACCAACATCGCCTTCAACGCCGGGCGCAAGAACCTCGAGACCAAGGGCAAGGACGGCGCGGTGGTCGGCTTCTTCTCGCTGGAGATGTCGGCCGAGCAGCTGGCGACCCGCCTTCTGTCCGAGGAGAGCCGGGTGCCGTCCGAGAAGATCCGCCGCGGCGAGATGTCGAACGAGGACTTCGGCGCCATCGTGCAAGCGAGCCACAAGCTGGAGCGCGTCCCGCTGTTCATCGACGACACGCCGGCGATCTCGGTCAGCCAGCTGCGGACTCGCGCCCGGCGTCTGAAGCGCCAGAAGGGCCTGTCGATGATCGTGGTCGACTACCTGCAGCTGATGCGGCCGACCGCGGGCCGGGCGACCGAGAACCGGGTCCAGGAGATCTCCGACATCACCCGCGGCCTGAAGGCCATCGCCAAGGAGCTCAACGTGCCGGTGGTCGCGCTGTCGCAGCTATCCCGCGCGGTCGAGCAGCGCGACGACAAGCGCCCGCAGCTGGCCGACCTGCGGGAGTCCGGCTCGATCGAGCAGGACGCCGACGTGGTGATGTTCGTTTTCCGAGAGCAGTACTACCTGGAGCGCAGCCAGCCGGGCCAGAAGGCCGATGAGAGCGAGGAGAAGTTCCACCAGCGCTTCCAAGCCTGGCAGGAGCGCTGCGAGAAGGTCTACGGCATGGCCGAGGTGATCATCGGCAAGCAGCGCCACGGGCCGACCGGTACCGTGCGCTTGGCCTTCGAAGGCGCGACGACGAAGTTCAGCAACTACGTCGACTCAGAGCACCTGCCCGATGGCCCCTACTGA
- the radA gene encoding DNA repair protein RadA — protein sequence MAKAAPRFVCQSCGTAHVRWSGRCEGCGEWNSIVEETGRDSLPGGLSRGQRKAGRPIDLVGLEGSEAPLPRRHSGILEFDRVCGGGLVPGSAILVGGDPGIGKSTLLLQVAAALTGAGAQDGPEAGLACAYFSGEEAVDQIRLRAARLALAESRVQLAAATSVRDILATLDSAQAPQVAIIDSIQTMYVDSLDSAPGTVSQVRASAQELIRLAKQRGFALLLVGHVTKDGVIAGPKVLEHMVDAVLTFEGERSHQFRLLRATKNRFGPTDEIGVFEMTDRGLQEVANPSALFLAERNTNISGAAVFAGLEGTRPVLVEIEALVSASPLATPRRAVVGWDAGRLSMVLAVLEARCGLNLAGKDVYLNVAGGLRITEPAADLAVAAALVSSARDRALPEGCVVFGEIGLSGEVRPVSQAEARLKEAAKLGFTTALRPARRRKDQPEGSGMTLKEIRHLLDLFDFFAEMPD from the coding sequence TTGGCAAAGGCTGCGCCACGCTTCGTCTGTCAGTCCTGCGGCACCGCCCACGTGCGCTGGTCGGGCCGCTGCGAGGGCTGCGGCGAATGGAACAGCATCGTCGAGGAGACCGGGCGCGACAGCCTGCCGGGCGGCCTGAGCCGCGGCCAGCGCAAGGCCGGACGGCCGATCGATCTGGTCGGCCTTGAAGGCAGCGAAGCGCCCCTGCCCCGGCGGCATAGCGGCATCCTCGAGTTCGACCGGGTCTGCGGCGGCGGGCTGGTGCCGGGCTCGGCGATCCTGGTCGGCGGCGATCCCGGCATCGGCAAGTCGACCCTGCTGCTCCAGGTGGCCGCGGCCCTGACCGGAGCGGGGGCACAGGACGGCCCCGAAGCCGGTCTCGCCTGCGCCTACTTCTCCGGCGAGGAGGCGGTCGACCAGATCCGCCTGCGGGCCGCGCGCCTGGCGCTGGCAGAAAGCCGGGTGCAGCTGGCGGCGGCGACCTCGGTCCGGGACATCCTGGCCACCCTGGACAGCGCGCAGGCACCGCAGGTCGCGATCATCGACTCGATCCAGACCATGTACGTCGACAGCCTGGACTCGGCGCCCGGCACGGTGTCCCAGGTCCGGGCCAGCGCCCAGGAGCTGATCCGCCTGGCCAAGCAGCGCGGCTTCGCCCTGCTCCTGGTCGGCCACGTCACCAAGGACGGCGTGATCGCCGGCCCCAAGGTCCTGGAGCACATGGTCGACGCCGTCCTTACCTTCGAAGGCGAGCGCAGCCACCAGTTCCGTCTGCTGCGCGCGACCAAGAACCGCTTCGGGCCGACCGACGAGATCGGCGTCTTCGAGATGACCGACCGCGGCCTGCAGGAGGTGGCGAACCCCTCGGCCCTTTTCCTGGCCGAGCGCAACACCAATATCTCAGGGGCGGCGGTCTTTGCCGGCCTGGAGGGCACCCGGCCGGTCCTGGTCGAGATCGAGGCCCTGGTCTCGGCCTCGCCCCTGGCAACGCCGCGCCGGGCCGTGGTCGGCTGGGATGCCGGTCGCCTGTCGATGGTCCTGGCGGTGCTTGAAGCCCGCTGCGGCCTGAACCTGGCCGGCAAGGACGTCTACCTCAACGTCGCCGGCGGGCTCAGGATCACCGAGCCGGCGGCCGATCTGGCGGTTGCCGCCGCCCTGGTCTCCTCGGCCCGGGACCGCGCCCTGCCCGAGGGCTGCGTCGTGTTCGGCGAGATCGGGCTGTCCGGCGAGGTCCGGCCGGTCAGCCAGGCCGAGGCGCGCCTCAAGGAGGCCGCGAAGCTGGGCTTCACCACCGCGCTGCGGCCTGCCCGTCGGCGCAAGGATCAGCCCGAGGGCTCGGGGATGACCCTGAAGGAGATCCGGCACTTGCTTGATCTGTTTGATTTTTTTGCGGAGATGCCGGACTAG
- the rpsR gene encoding 30S ribosomal protein S18 yields the protein MSVRIVSKGGGPRRPFFRRRKSCPFSGPKALKIDFKDTRLLQRFLSERGKIVPSRITAVSTKKQRELAQAIKRARFLALLPYVER from the coding sequence ATGAGCGTCCGTATCGTCAGCAAGGGCGGCGGACCGCGCCGCCCCTTCTTCCGCCGCCGCAAGAGCTGCCCCTTCTCGGGCCCCAAGGCGCTGAAGATCGATTTCAAGGACACGCGGCTTCTGCAGCGCTTTCTTTCGGAGCGGGGCAAGATCGTCCCGAGCCGCATCACGGCCGTGTCCACCAAGAAGCAGCGCGAGCTGGCCCAGGCGATCAAGCGGGCGCGCTTCCTGGCGCTGCTGCCCTACGTCGAGAGATAA
- the alr gene encoding alanine racemase, with the protein MAPTDGPDAELLRHGALLTIDLDAIQENYRRLCKKLARAACAAVVKADAYGLGVTQVGPALADAGVRDFFVALPFEGLALREALAGVEPAPRIFILSGFEAGLGPDFQAAGLIPVLNSLGQIAAWREAALAAGSALPAAIHVDSGMSRLGLPPSELDVLAEEPGRLDGLDPLLVMSHLACAEEAENPKNREQLALFEAARARLPALPASFANSSGIFLGAEFHFQLARPGVALYGVNPTPGQTNPMAQVVRLQARILQVREIDAPTTVGYGAAFRAAGPTRIATVAVGYADGYLRSLSNRGTAFLGDNAAPVVGRISMDLITLDVTKVPAENVRPGAPVDLIAPGDGLDRLAEEAGTIGYEILTSLGRRYRRVYLSA; encoded by the coding sequence ATGGCCCCTACTGACGGGCCCGACGCCGAGCTGCTCCGCCACGGCGCCCTGCTGACCATCGACCTGGACGCCATCCAGGAAAACTACCGCCGGCTCTGCAAGAAACTGGCGCGCGCCGCCTGCGCCGCCGTGGTCAAGGCAGACGCCTATGGCCTGGGCGTGACGCAGGTCGGCCCGGCGCTGGCAGATGCCGGCGTCCGCGACTTCTTCGTCGCTCTGCCCTTCGAGGGCCTGGCCCTGCGCGAGGCCTTGGCGGGTGTCGAGCCGGCGCCCCGCATCTTTATCCTGAGCGGCTTCGAGGCCGGGCTCGGCCCCGACTTCCAGGCCGCCGGATTGATCCCGGTCCTCAACAGCCTCGGCCAGATCGCGGCCTGGCGGGAGGCCGCGCTGGCCGCCGGCTCGGCCCTGCCGGCGGCGATCCATGTCGACAGCGGGATGAGCCGTCTCGGCCTGCCGCCGTCCGAGCTGGACGTGCTGGCCGAGGAGCCCGGCCGGCTGGACGGCCTGGATCCGCTGCTGGTGATGAGCCACCTTGCCTGTGCCGAGGAGGCGGAGAACCCGAAGAACCGCGAGCAGTTGGCCCTATTCGAAGCCGCCCGGGCGCGCCTGCCGGCCTTGCCGGCCAGCTTCGCCAACTCCTCAGGAATCTTCTTGGGGGCCGAGTTCCACTTCCAACTCGCCCGGCCCGGGGTCGCCCTCTACGGCGTCAACCCGACCCCGGGTCAGACCAACCCCATGGCACAAGTGGTTCGGCTGCAAGCAAGAATCCTGCAGGTGCGCGAGATTGACGCCCCCACGACCGTTGGATATGGTGCCGCCTTTCGCGCGGCGGGGCCGACCCGCATTGCGACGGTCGCGGTCGGCTATGCTGATGGTTACCTCAGATCGCTGTCGAACCGCGGCACCGCCTTTCTAGGCGACAACGCGGCACCGGTCGTGGGACGGATATCCATGGACTTGATCACTCTGGATGTGACCAAGGTGCCGGCCGAGAACGTCCGTCCCGGAGCGCCGGTCGACCTGATCGCACCCGGCGACGGCCTCGATCGCCTGGCCGAGGAGGCCGGGACGATCGGCTACGAGATCCTCACCTCACTCGGGCGCCGCTATCGGCGCGTCTATCTCAGCGCGTGA
- a CDS encoding ATP-binding cassette domain-containing protein: MKSPDVPKIRIRGLHKAFGEKHVLRGLDLDVGVGESVVVIGGSGTGKSVLLKCILGLLEPDAGTIEVDGENVVGLRGEEQDAVMRKFGMLFQNAALFDSLPVWENVAFGLIQGEGMQRALAKQIALEKLAAVGLGPDVAELGPAELSGGMRKRVGLARAIATEPEIIFFDEPTTGLDPIMGDVINDLIVECVHELGATALSITHDMASARKIAHRIAMLFEGKIIWAGSVAEVDRSGNDHVDQFIHGRAEGPIRMAVEPL; this comes from the coding sequence ATGAAATCGCCCGACGTGCCAAAGATCAGGATCCGGGGCTTGCACAAGGCCTTTGGCGAGAAGCATGTGCTCAGAGGGCTCGACCTGGATGTCGGCGTCGGCGAGTCGGTGGTCGTGATCGGCGGCTCGGGCACCGGCAAGTCGGTCCTGCTGAAGTGCATCCTGGGCCTGCTGGAGCCGGACGCCGGGACCATCGAGGTCGACGGCGAGAACGTGGTCGGCCTGCGCGGCGAGGAGCAGGACGCGGTCATGCGCAAGTTCGGCATGCTGTTTCAGAACGCCGCGCTCTTCGATTCCCTGCCGGTCTGGGAGAACGTCGCCTTTGGCCTGATCCAGGGCGAAGGCATGCAGCGCGCCCTGGCCAAGCAGATCGCCTTGGAGAAGCTGGCCGCGGTCGGCCTCGGTCCGGACGTCGCCGAGCTCGGACCGGCCGAACTCTCGGGCGGCATGCGCAAGCGCGTCGGTCTGGCCCGGGCGATCGCGACCGAGCCCGAGATCATCTTCTTCGACGAGCCGACCACCGGCCTCGATCCGATCATGGGCGACGTCATCAACGACCTGATCGTCGAGTGCGTCCACGAGCTGGGCGCCACGGCCTTGTCGATCACCCACGACATGGCCAGCGCCCGCAAGATCGCCCATCGCATCGCGATGCTCTTCGAGGGTAAGATCATTTGGGCCGGCTCGGTGGCCGAGGTCGACCGCTCCGGCAACGACCACGTGGACCAGTTCATCCACGGCCGGGCCGAAGGGCCGATACGCATGGCCGTTGAGCCGCTCTAG
- a CDS encoding SDR family NAD(P)-dependent oxidoreductase has protein sequence MTAETSKGRLDGRLALVTGASRGIGAAVARRFAAEGAQMILTARTVGGLEEVDDQIRQGGGKPATLVPLDLRDFDRIDALGASLYERFGKLDVLVGNAGILGTLSPLGHGDPAAWQAVIDVNLTANFRLIRSLDPLLRRSDAGRAIFVTSGAAARPIPYWGAYATSKAALEMLIGIYAAETAKTAVRVNLIDPGVVRTIMRAQAFPGEDPESLKPPEAITEAFVELAAADCTRQGETLAAG, from the coding sequence GTGACGGCTGAGACCTCAAAGGGGCGCCTCGACGGCCGCCTGGCCCTGGTGACGGGCGCCTCGCGCGGCATCGGCGCCGCCGTGGCCCGGCGCTTCGCCGCCGAGGGCGCCCAGATGATCCTGACCGCGCGGACGGTCGGCGGGCTGGAGGAGGTCGACGACCAGATCCGCCAGGGAGGCGGCAAGCCGGCGACCTTGGTCCCCTTGGACCTGCGCGACTTCGACAGGATCGACGCCCTGGGCGCCTCGCTCTACGAACGCTTCGGCAAGCTCGACGTCCTGGTCGGCAACGCCGGGATCCTCGGCACCCTGTCGCCGCTGGGCCACGGCGATCCGGCGGCCTGGCAGGCGGTCATCGACGTCAACCTGACCGCCAATTTCCGGCTGATCCGCAGCCTCGACCCGCTGCTGCGCCGCTCCGACGCGGGCCGCGCCATCTTCGTGACCTCGGGCGCCGCCGCCCGGCCGATCCCCTACTGGGGCGCCTACGCCACCTCCAAGGCGGCGCTGGAAATGCTGATCGGCATCTACGCCGCCGAGACCGCCAAGACCGCGGTCCGGGTCAATCTGATCGACCCCGGCGTCGTGCGCACGATCATGCGCGCCCAGGCCTTCCCCGGCGAGGATCCGGAGAGCCTGAAGCCGCCGGAGGCGATCACCGAGGCCTTCGTCGAGCTGGCCGCCGCCGACTGCACCCGCCAGGGTGAGACCCTGGCCGCCGGCTAA
- the purF gene encoding amidophosphoribosyltransferase — MPSRALPRPKADLFDDDKLREECGVFGIFGAGSDAAAHIALGLHALQHRGQEAAGMVVSDGSQFRSHRDLGQVGDIFASEALMARLTGQIGIGHVRYSTAGETILRNVQPLFADLEFGGFALAHNGNLTNALQLRRELVKRGSLFQSTSDTEVIVHLMATSPAGGLLDRMTDALRQIEGAYSLVSMTETAVIGVRDPLGVRPLVLGRLGDAHIVASETCALDIIGADYLRDVEPGEMVVLDDSGVHSLRPFPAAASRFCIFEYVYFARPDSVVEGRSVYEARKRIGAELAREKPIEADVVIPVPDSGVPGAIGYAEEAGIPFELGIIRNHYVGRTFIEPSDHIRHLGVRLKHNANRAFIKDRRVILVDDSIVRGTTSAKIVEMVRAAGAKEVHMRIAAPPTTQSCFYGIDTPQRGELLASRYDVAGMAEYIGADSLAFVSLDGLYRAVGQPGRDPERPQFCDACFTGAYPTRLTDLADNSPGQLSLLAELA, encoded by the coding sequence GTGCCCAGTAGAGCTCTCCCCCGGCCGAAGGCCGACCTCTTCGACGACGACAAGCTCCGCGAGGAATGTGGCGTCTTCGGGATCTTCGGCGCCGGCAGCGACGCCGCCGCGCACATCGCCTTGGGTCTCCACGCGCTGCAGCACCGCGGCCAGGAGGCCGCGGGCATGGTGGTCTCCGACGGGAGCCAGTTCCGCAGCCACCGGGACCTCGGCCAGGTCGGCGACATCTTCGCCAGCGAAGCCCTGATGGCCCGCCTCACCGGCCAGATCGGCATCGGCCACGTACGCTACTCGACCGCGGGCGAGACCATCCTGCGCAACGTCCAGCCGCTCTTCGCCGATCTCGAGTTCGGCGGCTTCGCCCTGGCCCACAACGGCAATCTGACCAACGCGCTGCAGCTGCGCCGCGAGCTGGTCAAGCGCGGCTCGCTGTTCCAGTCGACCTCAGACACCGAGGTCATCGTCCACCTCATGGCGACCTCCCCGGCCGGCGGCCTGCTCGACCGCATGACCGACGCCCTGCGCCAGATCGAGGGCGCCTATTCGCTGGTTTCGATGACCGAGACCGCGGTCATCGGCGTGCGCGATCCCCTGGGAGTCCGCCCCCTGGTCCTGGGCCGCCTGGGAGACGCCCACATCGTTGCCTCCGAGACCTGCGCCCTGGACATCATCGGCGCCGACTACCTGCGCGACGTCGAACCCGGCGAGATGGTGGTGCTCGACGACTCGGGCGTCCATTCCCTCAGGCCCTTTCCGGCCGCCGCCAGCCGCTTCTGCATCTTCGAATACGTCTACTTCGCCCGGCCCGATTCGGTGGTCGAGGGGCGCAGCGTCTACGAAGCGCGCAAGCGGATCGGCGCCGAACTGGCGCGGGAGAAGCCCATCGAGGCCGACGTCGTGATCCCTGTGCCCGATTCCGGCGTGCCCGGGGCGATCGGCTACGCCGAAGAGGCCGGCATCCCCTTCGAGCTGGGGATCATCCGCAACCACTACGTCGGCCGCACCTTCATCGAGCCGAGCGACCACATCCGGCACCTGGGGGTCCGGCTCAAGCACAACGCCAACCGGGCCTTCATCAAGGACCGCCGGGTGATCCTGGTCGACGACTCCATCGTCCGCGGCACCACCTCGGCCAAGATCGTCGAGATGGTCCGGGCCGCCGGCGCCAAGGAGGTCCACATGCGGATCGCGGCGCCGCCGACCACGCAGTCCTGCTTCTACGGCATCGACACGCCTCAGCGCGGCGAGCTCCTGGCTTCGCGCTACGACGTCGCCGGCATGGCCGAGTACATCGGCGCCGATTCCCTGGCCTTCGTCTCCCTCGACGGGCTCTATCGGGCCGTGGGCCAGCCGGGACGCGATCCGGAGCGGCCGCAGTTCTGCGACGCCTGCTTCACCGGTGCCTACCCGACCCGGCTGACCGATCTGGCCGACAACTCGCCCGGGCAGCTCTCGCTGCTGGCGGAGCTCGCCTGA
- the rpsF gene encoding 30S ribosomal protein S6, translating to MPLYESVFIARQDISASQAEGIADQFAKIIEDAGGKVAKREYWGLRGLAYKIKKNRKGHYTLFNIDAPSTAVSEMERNMRLNEDVIRYLTIKVDELEEGPSVMMQARDRRDGGRGGRRFDRDDRRPGHRSEGRGGDRHGGDRRGGDRSGGDRSGGDRSGGDRPAEQTASAEGDKQ from the coding sequence ATGCCGCTCTACGAAAGCGTGTTCATCGCACGCCAGGACATCTCTGCGAGCCAAGCTGAAGGCATCGCAGACCAATTCGCCAAGATCATCGAAGACGCCGGCGGCAAGGTCGCCAAGCGCGAGTATTGGGGCCTGCGGGGCCTCGCCTACAAGATCAAGAAGAACCGCAAGGGCCACTACACCCTTTTCAACATCGACGCGCCCAGCACCGCGGTGAGCGAGATGGAGCGGAACATGCGCCTGAACGAGGACGTGATCCGCTACCTCACCATCAAGGTCGACGAGCTGGAGGAAGGCCCCTCGGTGATGATGCAGGCGCGCGACCGGCGCGACGGCGGCAGAGGCGGCCGTCGTTTCGACCGCGACGACCGCAGGCCGGGACATCGCTCGGAGGGCCGCGGTGGAGATCGCCACGGCGGCGACCGCCGAGGCGGGGACCGCTCGGGCGGTGACCGGTCGGGCGGCGATAGGTCGGGCGGAGACCGGCCCGCCGAGCAAACGGCCAGCGCCGAAGGAGACAAGCAATGA
- a CDS encoding ABC transporter permease — translation MPILQPIGRTFLFFLAATGRVTIFSLASVFSCFRAPLYPRLILRQMVEIGYYSLPVVGLTAIFTGMVLALQSYTGFARFSAESAIPNVVVVSITRELGPVLAGLMVAGRIGAAMAAEIGTMRVTEQIDALSTLATNPYKYLIAPRLIAGLTMLPLLVLVADVIGVFGGYVVSVYKLGFNPSNYLTNTVDFMEAQDVISGLVKAAVFGFLVTLMGCYHGFYSRGGAQGVGAATTNAVVSASILILSFNYIITEAFFAR, via the coding sequence ATGCCGATTCTTCAGCCGATAGGCCGCACCTTCCTGTTCTTTCTGGCCGCAACCGGCCGGGTGACGATCTTCTCCCTGGCCTCGGTCTTCAGCTGCTTTCGGGCGCCGCTCTACCCCCGGCTGATCCTCAGGCAGATGGTCGAGATCGGCTACTACTCCCTGCCCGTGGTCGGCCTGACCGCGATCTTCACCGGCATGGTTCTGGCCCTGCAGAGCTACACCGGCTTCGCCCGCTTCTCGGCCGAGAGCGCGATTCCCAACGTGGTCGTGGTCTCGATCACCCGCGAGCTTGGTCCGGTGCTGGCGGGCCTGATGGTCGCCGGCCGCATCGGCGCTGCCATGGCGGCCGAGATCGGAACCATGCGGGTGACCGAGCAGATCGACGCCCTCTCGACCCTGGCGACCAATCCCTACAAGTACCTGATCGCGCCGCGGCTGATCGCCGGCTTGACCATGCTGCCGCTCCTGGTCCTGGTCGCCGACGTCATCGGCGTCTTCGGCGGCTACGTGGTCTCGGTCTACAAGCTGGGTTTCAATCCCTCGAACTACCTGACCAACACCGTCGACTTCATGGAGGCCCAGGACGTGATCTCAGGCCTGGTGAAGGCCGCCGTTTTCGGGTTCCTGGTCACCCTGATGGGCTGCTACCACGGCTTCTATTCGCGCGGCGGCGCGCAGGGCGTGGGCGCCGCGACCACCAACGCCGTGGTTTCGGCGTCGATCCTGATCCTCAGCTTCAACTACATCATCACCGAGGCTTTCTTCGCCCGATGA
- the rplI gene encoding 50S ribosomal protein L9, whose protein sequence is MEVILLERIEKLGQMGDVVKVKPGYARNYLLPQRKALRATKNNLTVFEAQRAQLEAQNLERKQEAESVAEKLDNLQVVMIRQAGDTGQLYGSVTARDLAEAVTEAGFTIERSQVVMDKATKMLGLHPIKVRLHPEVAVTVVANVARSEAEAESQAKAGRVVTVQEQLEAEEAALEATLAEIEAEEEGSGEPEAAAEEAATGDEAEETS, encoded by the coding sequence ATGGAAGTCATTCTGCTGGAACGCATCGAGAAGCTCGGCCAGATGGGCGACGTGGTCAAGGTCAAGCCGGGCTACGCGCGCAACTACCTGCTGCCGCAGCGCAAGGCGCTGCGGGCCACCAAGAACAACCTGACCGTCTTCGAGGCGCAACGCGCGCAGCTCGAGGCGCAGAACCTGGAACGCAAGCAGGAGGCCGAGAGCGTCGCCGAGAAGCTCGACAACCTGCAGGTCGTGATGATCCGGCAGGCCGGAGACACCGGCCAGCTCTACGGCTCGGTGACGGCGCGCGACCTCGCCGAGGCGGTGACCGAGGCGGGCTTCACGATCGAGCGCAGCCAGGTCGTCATGGACAAGGCGACGAAGATGCTGGGGCTGCATCCGATCAAGGTCCGCCTGCACCCCGAGGTCGCGGTGACCGTCGTCGCCAACGTCGCCCGCTCGGAGGCCGAAGCCGAGAGCCAGGCCAAGGCCGGGCGGGTCGTGACCGTGCAGGAGCAGCTCGAGGCCGAGGAAGCGGCACTGGAAGCGACTCTGGCCGAGATCGAAGCCGAAGAAGAAGGGTCCGGCGAGCCGGAAGCCGCGGCCGAGGAGGCCGCGACCGGAGACGAGGCAGAGGAGACTTCGTGA
- a CDS encoding CvpA family protein encodes MESFPINVTDLVVVAILVLSGLFAFLRGFLRELLVLLSWVVAGVATYAGLPLVQPLMRQLISIEVVADIAGGLMIFLTVLIGLSIIAHFVSRPIHGSELQPLNRSLGFIFGILRGALIVSALWLAVDYFVPSKDWPPTLREARTMPLIQQGAGLIASFIPEEILKERSSFGALQDDAEAAERAYQLLIAPPSKDAAADETQGYRDAERANMERLIESAQ; translated from the coding sequence ATGGAGTCCTTCCCGATCAACGTTACCGACCTGGTCGTGGTCGCGATCCTCGTGCTTTCGGGGCTCTTCGCCTTTCTGCGCGGGTTCCTGCGCGAGCTTCTGGTGCTGCTGTCCTGGGTCGTCGCAGGCGTCGCCACCTATGCCGGGCTGCCCTTGGTGCAGCCGCTGATGCGCCAGCTCATCTCCATCGAGGTGGTGGCCGATATCGCCGGCGGCCTGATGATCTTCCTGACCGTGCTGATCGGCCTGTCGATCATCGCCCATTTCGTGTCGCGGCCGATCCACGGCAGCGAGCTGCAGCCGCTCAACCGGAGCCTCGGCTTCATCTTCGGAATCCTACGCGGCGCACTGATTGTCTCGGCCCTGTGGCTGGCGGTCGACTACTTCGTGCCGTCCAAGGACTGGCCGCCGACCCTGCGCGAAGCCCGCACCATGCCCCTGATCCAGCAGGGTGCAGGCTTGATCGCGAGCTTCATTCCCGAGGAGATCCTCAAGGAAAGAAGCAGTTTTGGCGCCCTCCAGGACGACGCCGAGGCCGCCGAGCGCGCCTATCAGCTGCTGATCGCGCCGCCCTCGAAGGACGCGGCCGCGGACGAAACCCAAGGCTATCGCGACGCTGAGCGGGCCAACATGGAGCGCCTGATCGAAAGTGCCCAGTAG